Proteins co-encoded in one Hyla sarda isolate aHylSar1 chromosome 4, aHylSar1.hap1, whole genome shotgun sequence genomic window:
- the LOC130366989 gene encoding uncharacterized protein LOC130366989 yields MDLKGLGFVPLLLAFWCVAWLATSYIMTVVLGHAASPLMSISDVGNFFPESILFRIGFIGMSIGTLVLTFLIYKYMVMHTEEFIGHQVLIQRILLAIVWASCFATAVMHVFSPKEYPRIHFVSTIISITCEALYYLGQSIQMYKLPGAKKVIHHSRCTCCGLTFVCVIFYFGYETLKELFYNDEDWDEIREIPIIIIEWVMFLLILINIVTYYSTMQRLLLTVSRNRCTLSLRVKIDDFEV; encoded by the exons atggatctaaaaggtttggggttcgtccccctcctgttggcgttttggtgtgtggcctggcttgccaccagctacatcatgacggtcgtcctcggccatgccgcctcgccactgatgagcatcag tgacgtgggaaatttctttcctgaaagcatattattcagaattggattcatagggatgtccattggcactttggtactaacctttcttatttataagtatatggttatgcatactgaagagttcattggtcatcaggtcctgatccagaggatcctactggccattgtgtgggcctcctgttttgccacagctgtcatgcatgtattttcccccaaagaatatcccaggatacactttgtcagcacgataatttcaattacatgtgaagccttatactaccttgggcagtccatccagatgtataaattaccaggagcaaaaaaagtcatccaccatagtagatgcacctgctgtggcctgacttttgtctgtgtaattttctattttggatatgaaacattaaaggaattattctataatgatgaagactgggacgagatccgtgaaatccccatcataatcatcgagtgggtgatgtttctactgatcctgataaacatcgtgacctattattccaccatgcagaggttattgttgaccgtctccagaaacaggtgcacactctctcttagagtaaaaattgatgacttcgaggtgtag